The following is a genomic window from Mauremys mutica isolate MM-2020 ecotype Southern chromosome 4, ASM2049712v1, whole genome shotgun sequence.
CCAGGCTCCCAGGCCTCTGCTCTAACTCACCCaatcccctcccggagccggggagtgaacccaggagtcctggctcccagccccccccctccgctctaaccccccagcccccctcccctcccggagccggggagagaacccaggagtccgggctgtctgtctgtctgtcctacCCTCAGGTGGCGGATCTCGTCCGGCGCTACCGGCGCTCCCACATCACCGTCTGGGCCTCCTTCCAGAGCAAAATCCTCAAGAAGTGCAGGGCGGCCGTacgtctgtcccccccccccaacgtccgtctgtcccccctcccacccccatctgtTCAACCCCCCCGtccgtctgtcccccctcccacccccatctgtTCAACCCCCCCGTCCGTCTGTCCGACCCcccgcctgtcccccctcccacccccatctgtTCAACCCCCCCGtccgtctgtcccccctcccacccccatctgtTCAACCCCCCCGtccgtctgtcccccctcccacccccatctgtcCGACCCCCCCCACGTCCGTCTGacccccccgcctctccccctttcccacccccgtCTGTCCCTCCCCGTCTGTCCGACCCCCCGTCTGTCCATCTGTCCCACCCCTGTCCCTCCtgtcccatcccccagccccccgtccacctggcctcccccccagcaggacaccctccccccggctccccaccccctgaccctcTCCCCTCTGCTCTCGCCAGAACCCCGACATGCCCCACATCTTCTCCGTGCAGCGcggcctcctgctgctgctgctctactACACCGGCCTGCTGCCCTTCGTCCCGCTGCCCGAGGCCTTCCTCCAGTTCCCGCTGCCCTCCATCATCAACAGGTgccgccggacgcctgggtcccaccggcaggaggggggctggtgcttagagcaggggggctgggagcgactcctgggttctctccccggctctgggaggggagtgggggctggtgcttagagcaggggggctgggagccaggactcctgggttctctccccggctcggggaggggagtgggggctggtgggttagagcagggggggctgggagccaggactcctgggttctctccctggctcggggaggggagtgggggctggtgggttagagcagggggggctgggagtcaggactcctgggttctccccagctctgggaggggagtgggggctggtgagttagagcaggggggggctgggagccaggactcctgggttctttccctggctctgggaggggagtggggtccagggcTTAGAAAGGAGGATGTGGTGGAgaacccggacacctgggtccaatTGACAcgatttatctctctctctctctcaggaccTATTTCCCGGTGCCTAAAGGCTGCATGGGAAACCTGCTGGCAAAATTCACCCACATgtgagtggggggcggggacaggaagcgACCACGCCCCCACCCAATCAAGAGACCTACATTGCAAACCGCGCCCCCACCTCCTTTCACCCCTCACAGAGATGGTCtctggccccctcccccctgaaacGCAGGggaaccccccctcctctctgactgtgcccctccccccagggttaCCATGAGGAAGAAACTTTTCAAACATCTGGAGGACAGAGGAATTCAGGTGAGGGTccgggggctgtggggcgggagtgaggggcaccggcagagctggggcgggggctgggctggcaggggctgcggggcgggagtgaggggcaccggcagagctgggggggcagggctgggctggcaggggctgcgggtcgggaggggctggcaggggctgcgggtcgggagtgaggggcaccagcagagctgggggggggcaggggctgcgggtcaggagtgaggggcaccggcagggctgggctggcaggggctgtggggcgggagtgaggggcaccggcagagctggtgggggcagggctgggttggcaggggctgcgggtcgggagtgaggggcaccggcaggggctgcgggtcaggagtgaggggcaccggcagggctgggctggcagggggctgcgggtcgggagtgaggggcaccccgGGGTTTCTTTtcaccgctgcccctcccccccaggtgcTCCTGTGGGTGCTGAACGAGGAGAAGGATTTCGAGGAGGCTTTTAGCTACGGGGTCTCGGGGGTCATGTCCGACTACCCCACCCTGCTGCGCCGGTACCtggacacccacccaccccctggccaggacAAGACGGACGAGTGATGGGGCTGCTGCCCCTTCCTGGGGGGCCTGATGGAGGGTTGCGGGGGGCCGCTGCCCAATGGTCATTCTCCTGCCTGGGGtttgcgggtcgggagtgaggggcaccggcagggctggggggggcagggctggcaggggctgcaggtcgggagtgaggggcaccggcagagttcaggggggacagggctgggctggcaggggctgcgggtcgggagtgaggggcaccggcagggctgggggacagggctgggctagcaggggctgcgggtcgggagtgaggggcaccggcagggctgggggggcagagctggcagggggctgcgggtcgggagtgaggggcaccggcggggctggggggacagggctgggctggcaggggctgcgggttgggagtgaggggcaccggtggggctgggggggcagggctgggctggcaggggctgcgggtcgggagtgaggggcaccggcagggctgggctggcaggggctgcgggtcgggagtgaggggcaccggcagggctgggctggcaggggctgcgggtcgggagtgaggggcaccagcagagctgagggggctggactgggctagcaggggctgcgggtcgggagtgaggggcaccggcggggctgggctggcaggggctgcgggtcgggagtgaggggcaccggcggggctgggctggcaggggctgcgggtcgggagtgtgaggggcaccggcggggctgggctggcaggggctgtgggtcgggagtgaggggcaccggcggggctgggctggcaggggctgcgggtcgggagtgaggggcaccggcggggctgggctggcaggggctgtgggtcgggagtgaggggcaccggcggggctgggctggcaggggctgcgggtcgggagtgaggggcaccggcggggctgggctggcaggggctgcgggtcgggagtgaggggcaccggcggggctgggctggcaggggctgcgggtcgggagtgaggggcaccggcggggctgggctggcaggggctgcgggtcgggagtgaggggcaccggcggggctgtgTTCGGGGGTCTCTGAATAAATTCCCTTTGGATTAATTCGTGTCTCTCTCCttctccggggggggaggggggtgacccgggacctggggcaggtcTCTGCGATCCCAGGGACGGGCCAGCCCAGGCTGGGCCACAACCTGTTctggagcccggagctgggcTCGCCCCTGGCAGCtctcccggacacctgggtccctttCCCCGCCCTGCCGCGCTGAGGGAGGGTTCAGCTGCCtggccccacccacacacctgctggggcgaggctcctccctgcctggccccggtcccggtcccctcccccaccccgtcctggagtgccccctccccttccctgggcCTGAGTCTCCACCCCACACGCACCATCGGTGCTGCCCCCTTTAAGACCCCCCCACATATTCAAATCTGCCCTCAGCCACTCCGTTGCGTCCTCGCGCCGCCGAGCAGCGCCTCATTTGCATGCCGCCTTCCCGTTGGCGGCTGGGGGTGGcgcaggggctgctgggaggagggggcgggCGGCTGCCAGCTGGTTTGTAAACAAGCGCTGGAGTCTGGGGGGCCGCGCTgcgcccccgcccggcccctcaCCCTCAGCGAGAGAGACCAGGCGCACAGGTGAGGCGAAGGGCGgcgcgggctgagcgggtctctTGTGGGACCGGCGAGCGGCCGGGGGGGCGTGTGTCCGCCTCTCTAGGCTGCCCGGGGCCCGGGGGGCTTGTTTGTGGGCggtgcctggagatgggggagtTAGGGCCCGGCCCCCCCACTATCTGCGGGGTCCCAAGGGCGTGGGGGGGCGGACGCAGGTGGGGATCgtagccccccccccgtcccggcaCTGGGGGGCGGCCCACAGGGACCTTGTCCCGATAGATCCGGCCGGCAGCCGCGGCTGGAGTCCGCGCCCCGTAGCCCAGGGGGAGGATGCCCGGTCCGGGCTATAGGGGCTGTGGCCCGTATGGGTCGGGGGGGGGATTTTCCAGAGCCCCTATGGGGGGCTGCTAGGCAGGCGGGGGTCTCTGCCCCGCGCCCCTCCCCGGAGCCTTCCTCCGCCCTTTGCTGCCTTGCAGCTTCCCTggcgcggggggggcgggggtgaggaaGCAGGAGCCAAACCAcatgggagcccggactcctgggttctctccccggctttgggaggggagagggctggtggggcttggaaccaggactcctgggttctattcccaactctgggaggggagtgggggctggtggtgagagcggggggctaggagccaggactcctgggttctctccctgtggctgggaggggacaggggctGGTGGGTTGTGGGGCCGgagagcccggacgcctgggttctatccccagtgcTGCTGGGGCCTCCCCACAATCGGGGAGAACCAGCCAGGGCGAAAGGCAGCCGGGTGGATGGTACccagggggcaggacccaggtTGGAGTGaacccagtgctgggagcactcTTCTtaggaagctcgcagcgctggggggcagggcctggcgggGGCACTGCCGggaggaagctcgcagcgctggggggcagggcctggcgggGGCACTGCCGggaggaagctcgcagcgctggggggcagggcctggcgggGGCACTGCCGggaggaagctcgcagcgctggggggcagggcctggcgggGGCACTGCCGggaggaagctcgcagcgctggggggcagggcctggcaggcTCGGGTCCCAGCCGTGTGTTTTGCTTTGCAGTTGCTGCTCCGCCCCACAGGCCGAACCGGGTCTCTCGGTGGCCGGGCCAGTCCCGGGCGGTGCCGGTGGCCGCCATGGTCCGGCTCTCCAAGCCCAAGACGTTCCAGGCCTACCTGGACAACTGTCACCGCAGATACAGCTGTGTGCACTGCCGGGCACATCTGGCCAACCACGATGACCTCATCTCCAAggtcactgctggggggaagctcgcagcctgAGGGAGGGGACGGGAAGTGGTTGCAGCATGTTCAAGTAAACAACacaaggggaaggggaagtggagaggcaggaggggggggggggagagctctgccggtgcccctcactcctgacccgcagcccctcccagccctgccctgccccccccagctctgccggtgcccctcactcctgacccgcagcccctcccagccctgccctgcccccccccagctctgccggtgcccctcactcccgacccacagcccctgcccccccagctctgctggtgccccccaaTCCCGTGGCTGTGGAGGGGTAAGTGAGTGTGAGCTGGTTAATAAGTGATctgggctcgggggagggggggttgggggaacagagaggctgggggggagctcagcctgggcgggggaggggctcgcTGGGTTTAACGACCCTCTTGTCTTTTATTCCAGTCTTTCCAAGGGAGTCAGGGGCGAGCTTATCTCTTCAACTCAGTGTGAGtacgtggggggcaggggggacagggaatgggacccaggcgtccgggacagcTCCCCTTAGTGCCCTGAAGCGCCCCCAGGGACCCAGACTGTAATGGGACCCTGGCGTCCGGGACAGCCTCAGAGGCCGGCACGgcaatgggacccaggcgtccgggacagcCTCAGAGGCCGGCACGgcaatgggacccaggcgtccgggacagcCTCAGAGGCCGGCACGGCAATGGGACCCTGGCGTCCGGGACAGCCTCAGAGGCCGGCACGGCCACGGCAATGGGACCCTGGCGTCCGGGACAGCCTCAGAGGCCGGCACGGCAATGGGACCCTGGCGTCCGGGACAGCCTCAGAGCCCGGCACGGCAATGGGACCCTGGCGTCCGGGACAGCCTCAGAGCCCGGCACGGCAATGGGACCCTGGCGTCCGGGACAGCCTCAGAGCCCGGCACGGCAATGGGACCCTGGCGTCCGGGACAGCCTCAGAGCCCGGCACGGCAATGGGACCCAGGTGTCTGGGGATTTGCCCATGCAGGGCTCCcagcctgctggggagggggagagcacctgggatggggggggtAGGACCCAGGTGttgacctccctccctccccccccctccagggTGAATGTGGGGTGTGGGCCGGCTGAGGAGCGGGTGCTGCTGACAGGGCTACACGCAGTATCCGACATCCACTGTGAGAGCTGCAAGACCACGCTGGGCTGGAAATACGTGAGTGGggcccggagccccctgcccccccagccctccaaaGCGCCCCTGCCCCTAgagaccccctgctccccccagccctccagagcgcccctgcccccagggaccccctgctccccccagccctccagaGCACCCCTGCCCTGAATGACACCCCATTACCCCCCTAGCCCTGCTCCCAGAGACCCtgacccctcctctggcctctagGGTCACTCTGCCACCCCTTGATCCTACACccatctcctcccagccctcctgcccccccagccctcctggcACTGGTGCAGGGGTcctggcgggggctggggggcccccgATGCTGAcgcaggctccctccctgccccccaggaacaAGCCTTCGAGAGCAGCCAGAAGTACAAGGAGGGGAAATACATCATCGAGCTGAGCCACATGATCAAGGACAACGGCTGGGACTGACCCTGCCCCACGGACCCCACTGCAGCGGGGCTTGCACCATCGTTCCCATGGAAACCAGCAACAAGGCGGGGCCTTGCAGCATGAGTTCTATGGCCTAACTGAGGAGGGGGCTCCCTGGCACCGTTTCCATGGAGATCCATCCCAAACCTGGTCCCCctgcagcaggggtggggctcaCCTCAAGGTTGCTATGGAGACCACCCTGCCCAGGACCACTCCACTGCCAGGAAGGGGCGGGACCTTGCTGCACCGTTTCCATAGAGATGAGCACCGCCTCCTAACTTTGCATGGGGACATTACTGAACATtaattaatgtgtgtgtgtgtgttggggaggacAGGTAATGCCCACCATGGGGGGGAGGGCGGTGCTGCactgtgctctgattggctgggggggagggtacTGCccgagggggcaggaggggggaccCCCAGGAGATGCTGTgtcgggggaggcgggggggctgtACAATATTGAGTGTGAATCCGTCGTGTGTAAATAAAACAGCTTCAAGTGTCGGTGCCAGTGGGCTCTGcgcgcagcagggggcgctggggggcgctgTAGGGTAACagggccccactcccccccagctccaaaGGCTCCTGGGAAACAGCcctgccggggcggggggggcagggagtctgCAAAGGATGATGGGAGAAGGGTCTGGCAGACCTGCAAGGGGTAAcaggcccccccagctctgccggtgcccctcactcccgccctgcagcccctgcaagtcccgggctgggggctggcagccTGTGGGGCAGACGGGCGTGGGGAGCGTCCTGTGACACTGCCCCCTTGGAGAAGGCCAAGGGGCTCAGAGACCCCCAAATAACGGGGGTGCAGGGTTCCCCCTGGCTGGAGTGGGGCCACGGAGGGACGGGGCTGGTTTCCCTTCCCTGGACGCCAGGGGGCGCCCGAGCCCCGTCTGCAGCACCAGGGAGACGGTCAAACTCACCGCCCAGCCACGGCTGCtctaaccccccgcccccccgccagagccggggagagaacccaggagtcctggctcccagcccccgcccctcccagagctggggagagaacccaggagtcctggctcccagcccctgcccctcccagagctggggagagaacccaggagtcctggctcccagccccccacctcccagagccggggagagaacccaggagtcctggctcccagcccgccccctcccagacccagggagagaacccaggagtcctggctcccagccccccctcctctaCCCCACCGGCcccgactcccctcccagagctggggagagaacccagggagtccgggccccctgccccccttgcagctgtctggcacagctgtgaaaacagctGTATGACAAACGattccccccgcccggccccccaggcTTGTAAACCCGGCCAGGATCAATCAAGCCACTTTGGAGCCAGGGTGTTAATTAGGCAATTAGGTGGCTTCAAGCAGGAGgaaccagggctgggctagcggggggggggggctgcgagtcaggagtgaggggcaccggcagggctgggggtggcagggctgggctggcaggggctgtgggtcgggagtgaggggcaccggcagagctgggggggggcaggggggggctggcaggggctgtgggtcaggagtgaggggcaccggctgggctgggggtggcagggctgggctggcaggggctgtgggtcggcagtgaggggcaccggcagaactgggggggctgggctggcaggggctgcgggtcaggagtgaggggcaccggcagagctgggggggggcagggctgggctggcaggggctgcgagtcaggagtgaggggcaccggcagggctgggggtggcagggctgggctggcaggggccgcgggtcgggagtgaggggcaccggcagggctggggtggcagggctgggctggcaggggctgtgggtcggcagtgaggggcaccggcagagctgggggggggctgggctggcaggggctgtgggtcgggagtgaggggcaccggcagagctgggggggggcagggctgggctggcaggggctgtgggtcgggagtgaggggcaccggcagggctgggggtggcagggctgggctggcaggggctgtgggtcggcagtgaggggcaccggcagagctgggggggggcagggctgggctggcaggggctgcgggtcgggagtgaggggcaccggcagagcggggggggggcagggctgggctggcaggggctgcgagtcaggagtgaggggcaccggcagggctgggggtggcagggctgggctggcaggggccgcgggtcgggagtgaggggcaccggcagggctgggggtggcagggctgggctggcaggggctgggggtcggcagtgaggggcaccggcagagcggggcggggcggggctggcaggggctgtgggtcgggagtgaggggcaccggcagagctggggggggcagggctgggctggcaggggctgcgggtcggcagtgaggggcactggcagagcggggggggcagggctgggctagcagggggctgcgggttgggagtgaggggcaccggcggacgggggcagggctgggctagcagggggctgcaggtcgggagtgaggggcactgtcagggctggcgggggcagcaggtcgggagtgaggggcaccatcagggctgtgggggggggcagcagtgacGGCTTTAATccgattcacccgattccccAGAATAGGGCCCCGCGCCTAACGGGGCCTCGCTCacggggtcttcagtggcatttcagtgcgggggggggggggggtccttcgaTGCGGTAGAAAGCCCAGAGTGGACCCCCTGCTTCTGAGTATTGCAACTGGGCTCtgcgggtcataaagccggccctggggggcaggggctgcaggtcgggagtgaggggcaccggcagggctgggggggctgcaggtcgggagtgaggggcactggcaggctgggggggcgggggggggggctgcggggcactggcggagctggcggggcggggggctgcgggtcgggagtgaggggcactggcggagctggggggggctgcggggcactggcggagctggggggctgcgggttgggagtgaggggcaccggcagggcggggggggcgggggggcactggcggagctgggggggctgcaggtcgggagtgaggggcaccagcgggggcggggggacgggggggctgcggggcactggcggagctgggggggtggagagggctgCGGGGcactggcagtgctgggggggctgcaggtcgggagtgaggggcaccggcagggtgggggggcactggcggAGCTGGGGGGAATCGTGTCCATCTGCCACTTTCGCTTCTCCGTGTgaagtcccctcccccccagccgctgccccccgggctgccccacagccccagcccagccccccgcctgcTCCGGCCCCTCCCGCGCTCAACGAGCCATTTGGGGGTCTCACTTCAAAGTTCCTCGGGAGGCTCATAAATAGGGGGCTGCGCCCAGGGGAGCGgccagagcagagcagcgcaGCGTCCCCTGGGCCAggcgaacccaggcgtccgggctcccagcaccccccaaccaccagccccactcccctcccggagccgggagagaacccaggcgtccgggcgccTAGTCCCTGCAAGCCACGAGCCCCTGGGCATGTACCACCCGTCGGAGCTGTTCCCGCAGTTCGGGGGGGCCTACCCGCTGCGCCCCGCTCCCCAGGGGGGGCTGGCGGCCGGCttcccccaggggcagggggcccagTACGAAGGTTTCCGCTACCCAGGTGAGAGGGACgggggggtctcgggggaggggagctgggggacggGACACaagggtctggggggcagagggcggggggTCCCCGGGGCAGCTGGGGAGCAGCTAGAGATGGGGGGACACGGGACCCGGGGGCAGATGGGAGCCCAGTGGggatccctggggcagggggtgtctggagagtcccctgcccccccccgggacggCTGGGCTCTTAGCACCACATAGTGACCaaacggcggggggggggagtggcagcaAGATGTGAGATTCCTGCAGCCTCAGAGTGTGACCCCCCCGTGCCCcctccgacccgcagcccctgccccccctagtccgccggtgcccctcactcccgacccgcagcccctgcccccccccagccctgccggtgcccctcactcccgacccgcagcggTGCCcgtcactcccgacccgcagcccctgccccccccagctctgccggtgcccctcactcccgccccacagcccctgcccgcccccagccctgccggtgcccctcactcccgacccgcagcccctgccccccctagtccgccggtgcccctcactcccggcccgcagcccctgccccccgccagctctgccagtgcccctcacccccgacccgcagcctcccccagcccttgcccccccccagccctgccggtgcccctcactccccacccgcagcccctgccagcccagctctgccggtgcccctcactcccgacccgcagcccctgccagcccagccctgccggtgcccctcactcccgacccccagcccctgccagcccagccctgcccccccagctctgccggtgcccctcactcccgacccgcagcccctgccagcccagccccccccccagctctgccggtgcccctcactcccgacccgcagcccctgccagcccagcccccccccagctctgccggtgcccctcacccccgacccgcagcctcccccagcccttgcccccccccagcccagccggtgcccctcactcccaacccgcagccccggccagccccgccctgccggtgccccgcactcccgacccgcagcccctgccagcccagccctgccggtgcccctcactcccgacccccagcccctgccagcccagccctgcccccccagctctgccggtgcccctcactcccgacccgcagcccctgccagcccagccccctcccagccctgccggtgcccctcactcccgacccgcagcccccctctgACGGTCTCTGCCCCCCCAGATCTGGACAGCGTCTCAGCCCCGAAGTTCGAGCCCTTCTGCCCCGCATTGGACCGGGCTGGGCGGCtcctgggcccctccccctcggggcccccgctgcccctgcctgccccacccctgccctatggGGGCGGGCAGCAGCTGCCCCCGGCCGAGCCCCTCCGGCTGCCCCCCAGCGTGCGGATGAGCCTGGAGAACCGGGAGCTGTGGAAGCGGTTCTGCGCCCTGGGCACCGAGATGATCATCACCAAGTCGGGGCGGTAAGGGGGGGTCGGGGGAGGTCCGTGaggggtctctggggtgggggaggagggtccgtggggggggggtctcggggtgggggggtacgtagGGGGGAATCTGGGGTGCGGAGTCCGTGGGGGGAAGGGTCCGTGGGGAGGTCTCTGGGGGGCAGGGtccgtgggggggggtctctggggtgggggaggagggtccgTGAGGGGGtatcgggggggggcggggtccgtGGGGAGAAGGGTccgtggggggggtctctggggggcggggtccgtggggggcagggtccgtggggggggtctcggggtgggggggttcgtagggggggtctctggggtgggggaggagggtccgtgagggggtctctgggggggcggggtccgTGGGGAGGAGGGTCCgtgagggggtctctggggggcggggtccGTGGGGGGATGgccatgggggtgctggggggggagggcaggggccgtgggggagcagaggtggggggagCCAGGCTGTATTTTAGGGGTCACAGGACGTCCCTGACCCACcggatccctccatcccccacccggCTCTTCGGCCTGCCCCCAACTTCTGCCCCATGGGGCCTCTCGCACCCTGTATCCCTCCATCCATATATAGTTCCTCCGTCTCATCTCCTGCTCTCTGTATCGCCCCAGGCCCTCTGCCCATCGAGCCCCAGCCCCCCTGTATCCCTCCGCCACCTGCGGGCTGTCGCCAAGACAATATCCCTCCACCTAGAGTCCATCTCCCTCCGCGCCCCCATGTTCGTCACCCAGCTGTAGGCCTCCGACCTCTGCCCTTAGCTCCCCATATCCCTGCACCCCCAtcgagcccccccacccctgtatcCCTCCGCCCCGTCGAGCCCCCCCACTCCTGTATCCCTCCGCCCCGTCGAGCCCCCCCACTCCTGTATCCCTCCGCCCCGTCGAGCCCCCCCACTCCTGTATCCCTCCGCTCCGTCGAGCCCCTCACACTCCTGTATCCCTCCGCCCCGTCGAGCCCCCCACCCTTGTATCCCTCCTCCCCGtcgagcccccccacccctgtatcCCTCCGCCCCGTCGAGCCCCTCACACCCCTGTATCCCTCCGCCCCGTCGAGCCCCTCACACCCCTGTATCCCTCCGCTCCGtcgagcccccccacccctgtatcCCTCCGCCCCGTCGAGCCCCTCACACCCCTGTATCCCTCCGCTCCGtcgagccccccc
Proteins encoded in this region:
- the GDPD3 gene encoding lysophospholipase D GDPD3, yielding MAAPLLLALGGFALASLCLRRRPRLLHRPRRAPFPCRHVAHRGGCGERIENTMEAFTHAVAQGTQLLELDCQRTRDGVVVVSHDQNLQRQAGRDQNIRDLDYADLPPYRDPLEVTFSPGAFSHGSDRRIPRLEEVFQKFPKVPVNVEIKQDDEELIRQVADLVRRYRRSHITVWASFQSKILKKCRAANPDMPHIFSVQRGLLLLLLYYTGLLPFVPLPEAFLQFPLPSIINRTYFPVPKGCMGNLLAKFTHMVTMRKKLFKHLEDRGIQVLLWVLNEEKDFEEAFSYGVSGVMSDYPTLLRRYLDTHPPPGQDKTDE
- the YPEL3 gene encoding protein yippee-like 3, whose protein sequence is MVRLSKPKTFQAYLDNCHRRYSCVHCRAHLANHDDLISKSFQGSQGRAYLFNSVVNVGCGPAEERVLLTGLHAVSDIHCESCKTTLGWKYEQAFESSQKYKEGKYIIELSHMIKDNGWD